One genomic region from Cellulomonas fengjieae encodes:
- a CDS encoding NADH-quinone oxidoreductase subunit G: MTILSSGPTTSLVPAAPAPAPEPAGELVTFTVDGIETAVPKGTLVIRAAEELGIQIPRFCDHPLLAPAGACRQCLVEVWAPGRDGKLAKMPKPQASCTLEATPGMQVKTQHTSPEADKAQHGVMELLLINHPLDCPVCDKGGECPLQNQAMSNGRASTRFVDVKRTFPKPIAISTQILLDRERCVLCQRCTRFSEEIAGDVFIDLQKRGANQQIGRFDTAVLGFDGDAPVGASAQDTSGRPFASYFSGNTVQICPVGALTSAAYRFRSRPFDLVSTPGIAEHDSQGSAIRVDHRRGVVLRRLAGEDPTVNQEWITDKDRFAFTWQSAPDRITTPLVRNADGELEPASWVEALDVAAAGLRAAQQPDDPRDTAVGVAVLPGGRLTLEDAYAYGKFARVALGTNDVDGRARPHSAEEEVFLGHHVAGRTLDVTFADFDRAPAVLLVGLEAEEEAGIAFLRLRDAVVSRGLRVLSVAALESRGLQRLSGTLLAAAPGTEAEVLDGIGTDSALAEAAELLGSAGALILVGERLAGVPGGFSAAVRLANRTGARLAWVPRRVGERSAVEAGLLPSLLPGGRPVADSAARVDLAAAWGVEHLPAQPGRSTSEILAAARAGLLGGLVVGGLEPADLPDPAAAREALDRVTFLVSLEVRHSEVTERADVVLPVAPPTEKPGTFVTWEGRPRPFPQALTSHTMADHRVLDRLADALGVELGLQTVTAVHAELDQLGGWDGARVGAPDVPAAEPPAVEPGVAVLATWHQLLDAGRLQSGEPFLAGTAKRPLARISAGTAAAIGVRDGDSLSVSTDAGTLTLPVVLTDMPDHVVWLPTNAAGAGVRDALHADAGDLVRLAGPRTQEVSA, from the coding sequence ATGACGATCCTGTCCTCCGGACCGACCACGTCGCTCGTCCCCGCGGCCCCGGCCCCGGCGCCCGAGCCTGCGGGTGAGCTCGTCACGTTCACCGTCGACGGCATCGAGACGGCGGTGCCCAAGGGCACGCTCGTCATCCGCGCCGCCGAGGAGCTGGGCATCCAGATCCCGCGGTTCTGCGACCACCCCCTGCTCGCCCCGGCCGGCGCCTGCCGTCAGTGCCTGGTCGAGGTCTGGGCACCGGGTCGCGACGGCAAGCTGGCCAAGATGCCGAAGCCGCAGGCCAGCTGCACGCTCGAGGCCACGCCGGGCATGCAGGTCAAGACGCAGCACACGTCGCCCGAGGCCGACAAGGCCCAGCACGGCGTGATGGAGCTGCTGCTCATCAACCACCCGCTCGACTGCCCGGTGTGCGACAAGGGCGGCGAGTGCCCCCTGCAGAACCAGGCCATGAGCAACGGGCGCGCCAGCACCCGGTTCGTCGACGTCAAGCGCACGTTCCCCAAGCCGATCGCGATCTCGACGCAGATCCTGCTCGACCGAGAGCGCTGCGTGCTGTGCCAGCGGTGCACCCGGTTCTCCGAGGAGATCGCCGGCGACGTCTTCATCGACCTGCAGAAGCGCGGCGCCAACCAGCAGATCGGCCGGTTCGACACGGCGGTCCTGGGCTTCGACGGTGACGCCCCGGTCGGCGCCTCCGCGCAGGACACCTCGGGTCGGCCGTTCGCCTCGTACTTCTCGGGCAACACGGTGCAGATCTGCCCCGTCGGCGCGCTGACCAGCGCGGCGTACCGGTTCCGGTCGCGTCCGTTCGACCTGGTGTCCACCCCCGGCATCGCCGAGCACGACTCGCAGGGGTCGGCCATCCGCGTCGACCACCGCCGTGGCGTCGTGCTGCGCCGGCTCGCGGGCGAGGACCCCACGGTGAACCAGGAGTGGATCACCGACAAGGACCGCTTCGCGTTCACCTGGCAGTCCGCGCCGGACCGCATCACGACTCCGCTGGTGCGCAACGCCGACGGCGAGCTCGAGCCCGCCAGCTGGGTCGAGGCGCTCGACGTCGCCGCCGCCGGCCTGCGGGCCGCCCAGCAGCCCGACGACCCCCGCGACACCGCGGTCGGCGTCGCCGTGCTGCCCGGTGGTCGCCTCACGCTCGAGGACGCCTACGCGTACGGCAAGTTCGCGCGGGTCGCACTCGGCACCAACGACGTGGACGGCCGCGCCCGCCCGCACTCGGCGGAGGAGGAGGTCTTCCTCGGCCACCACGTCGCCGGTCGCACCCTCGACGTGACGTTCGCCGACTTCGACCGCGCGCCCGCCGTGCTGCTCGTCGGCCTCGAGGCCGAGGAGGAGGCGGGCATCGCCTTCCTGCGGCTGCGCGACGCCGTGGTCTCCCGCGGCCTGCGCGTGCTGTCGGTCGCCGCCCTGGAGAGCCGCGGTCTGCAGCGGCTGTCCGGCACGCTGCTCGCTGCCGCACCCGGCACGGAGGCCGAGGTGCTCGACGGCATCGGCACCGACTCCGCGCTGGCCGAGGCCGCCGAGCTGCTCGGGTCCGCCGGTGCGCTCATCCTCGTGGGCGAGCGCCTGGCGGGGGTGCCCGGAGGCTTCTCCGCCGCGGTCCGGCTGGCGAACCGCACCGGCGCACGCCTGGCCTGGGTGCCCCGCCGCGTGGGCGAGCGCTCCGCGGTCGAGGCGGGCCTGCTGCCGTCGCTGCTGCCGGGCGGTCGGCCCGTCGCGGACTCCGCGGCGCGCGTCGACCTCGCCGCCGCCTGGGGCGTGGAGCACCTGCCGGCACAGCCCGGTCGCTCCACCTCCGAGATCCTCGCCGCCGCCCGCGCCGGGCTGCTCGGCGGCCTCGTCGTCGGTGGGCTCGAGCCTGCCGACCTGCCCGACCCGGCCGCCGCCCGCGAGGCGCTGGACCGCGTCACGTTCCTGGTCTCGCTCGAGGTCCGGCACTCCGAGGTGACCGAGCGCGCGGACGTCGTCCTGCCGGTCGCGCCCCCGACGGAGAAGCCCGGAACGTTCGTCACGTGGGAAGGGCGTCCGCGCCCGTTCCCGCAGGCGCTCACCTCGCACACCATGGCCGACCACCGCGTGCTGGACCGGCTCGCCGACGCCCTGGGCGTCGAGCTGGGCCTGCAGACGGTGACCGCGGTGCACGCCGAGCTCGACCAGCTGGGCGGGTGGGACGGCGCACGCGTCGGCGCGCCCGACGTGCCGGCCGCCGAGCCGCCGGCGGTCGAGCCGGGGGTCGCCGTCCTCGCGACGTGGCACCAGCTGCTCGACGCCGGCCGCCTGCAGTCGGGTGAGCCGTTCCTCGCCGGCACCGCCAAGCGCCCCCTCGCCCGGATCTCCGCCGGCACGGCCGCGGCGATCGGGGTGCGCGACGGCGACAGCCTGAGCGTGTCCACCGACGCGGGCACGCTCACGCTGCCCGTCGTGCTCACCGACATGCCGGACCACGTGGTGTGGCTCCCGACGAACGCGGCGGGCGCCGGTGTGCGCGACGCCCTGCACGCCGACGCGGGCGACCTCGTGCGCCTCGCCGGTCCGCGCACCCAGGAGGTCAGCGCATGA
- the nuoF gene encoding NADH-quinone oxidoreductase subunit NuoF — protein MATTLTPVLTDTWDADRSWSLASYQDAGGYRGLRRALGMPAADVVTMVKDSGLRGRGGAGFPTGMKWGFLPAPDGGPRYLVVNADESEPGTCKDIPLMMASPQHLIEGMIITSYAIGCHHAFLYVRGEVVHVYRRLLNAIEEARAAGFLGTNILGSGFDLEITLHSGAGAYICGEETALLDSLEGLRGQPRLKPPFPAVAGLYARPTVVNNVESIASVPGIVLGGADWFKAMGTERSSGHGLFSLSGHVTRPGQYEAPLGITLRELLEMAGGIREGHELKFWTPGGSSTPIFTAEHLDVPLDYESVGAAGSMLGTRALQIFDETTSVVRAVTRWTEFYKHESCGKCTPCREGTYWLVQVLQRIEAGRGTLADIDLLLDLCDNILGKAFCALGDGATSPITSAVQYFREEFVAGTHTPADVLFPPERSSLFSYRPKAANPVLAGVHA, from the coding sequence ATGGCGACGACCCTCACCCCGGTCCTGACGGACACCTGGGACGCCGACCGCTCCTGGTCGCTCGCGTCGTACCAGGACGCGGGCGGCTACCGCGGCCTGCGCCGTGCGCTCGGCATGCCCGCCGCCGACGTCGTCACCATGGTCAAGGACTCCGGCCTGCGCGGACGCGGGGGAGCCGGGTTCCCGACGGGCATGAAGTGGGGCTTCCTGCCCGCGCCCGACGGCGGACCGCGCTACCTGGTGGTCAACGCCGACGAGTCCGAGCCGGGGACCTGCAAGGACATCCCGCTGATGATGGCCAGCCCGCAGCACCTGATCGAGGGCATGATCATCACCAGCTACGCGATCGGCTGCCACCACGCGTTCCTCTACGTCCGCGGCGAGGTCGTGCACGTCTACCGCCGCCTGCTGAACGCGATCGAGGAGGCACGGGCCGCGGGCTTCCTCGGCACGAACATCCTCGGGTCCGGGTTCGACCTGGAGATCACGCTGCACTCGGGCGCCGGCGCCTACATCTGCGGCGAGGAGACGGCCCTGCTCGACTCGCTCGAGGGCCTGCGCGGGCAGCCGCGCCTGAAGCCCCCGTTCCCCGCGGTCGCGGGCCTGTACGCCCGGCCGACGGTCGTCAACAACGTCGAGTCGATCGCGTCGGTGCCCGGCATCGTGCTCGGCGGCGCGGACTGGTTCAAGGCCATGGGCACGGAGCGCTCCTCCGGCCACGGGCTGTTCTCGCTGTCCGGGCACGTCACGCGGCCGGGCCAGTACGAGGCGCCCCTGGGCATCACCCTGCGCGAGCTGCTCGAGATGGCCGGCGGCATCCGCGAGGGTCACGAGCTCAAGTTCTGGACGCCCGGCGGGTCCTCGACCCCGATCTTCACGGCCGAGCACCTCGACGTGCCGCTGGACTACGAGTCCGTCGGTGCCGCGGGCTCCATGCTGGGCACGCGCGCGCTGCAGATCTTCGACGAGACCACCTCGGTGGTGCGCGCGGTGACGCGGTGGACCGAGTTCTACAAGCACGAGTCCTGCGGCAAGTGCACCCCGTGCCGTGAGGGCACGTACTGGCTCGTGCAGGTCCTCCAGCGGATCGAGGCCGGGCGGGGCACGCTCGCCGACATCGACCTGCTGCTCGACCTGTGCGACAACATCCTCGGCAAGGCGTTCTGCGCCCTGGGCGACGGGGCGACCAGCCCGATCACGTCGGCCGTGCAGTACTTCCGCGAGGAGTTCGTCGCCGGCACGCACACGCCGGCGGACGTGCTGTTCCCGCCGGAGCGCAGCTCGCTGTTCTCCTACCGGCCCAAGGCCGCCAACCCAGTTCTCGCAGGGGTGCACGCATGA
- the nuoE gene encoding NADH-quinone oxidoreductase subunit NuoE: protein MSVEQSAQSRTHKTSYDPETHARLTADSDAIVARYPQARSALLPMLHLVQSEDGYVSPRGIAFCAAHLGLTTAEVSAVATFYTQYKRHPNGTYTVGVCTNTLCAIMGGDAIWEDLSDHLGVGHDETTDDGAITLERIECNAACDYAPVVMVNWEFFDNQTPDSARQIADDLTAGKPVVPTRGAASVCSFKEMSRVLAGFDDGRADEGVGAGVPTLRGLQLARAEGWTAPEYSDASTGAPAGSSEPKVGGEQSSAQRPATTPADVSPAAEELKQSTDDAKES, encoded by the coding sequence ATGTCCGTCGAACAGTCCGCGCAGAGCCGGACCCACAAGACGTCCTACGACCCCGAGACGCACGCCCGCCTCACCGCGGACTCGGACGCCATCGTCGCCCGCTACCCGCAGGCGCGCTCCGCGCTGCTGCCGATGCTGCACCTGGTGCAGTCCGAGGACGGGTACGTCAGCCCTCGCGGCATCGCGTTCTGCGCCGCGCACCTGGGCCTGACGACCGCGGAGGTGTCCGCGGTCGCGACGTTCTACACGCAGTACAAGCGCCACCCCAACGGCACGTACACGGTCGGCGTCTGCACCAACACGCTGTGCGCGATCATGGGCGGCGACGCCATCTGGGAGGACCTGTCCGACCACCTCGGTGTGGGTCACGACGAGACGACGGACGACGGCGCGATCACGCTCGAGCGCATCGAGTGCAACGCGGCCTGCGACTACGCGCCGGTCGTGATGGTGAACTGGGAGTTCTTCGACAACCAGACGCCCGACAGCGCGCGGCAGATCGCCGACGACCTGACCGCCGGCAAGCCCGTCGTCCCGACGCGCGGCGCGGCCTCCGTCTGCTCCTTCAAGGAGATGTCCCGCGTGCTCGCCGGCTTCGACGACGGTCGCGCCGACGAGGGCGTCGGGGCCGGCGTACCCACGCTGCGCGGCCTCCAGCTCGCCCGTGCCGAGGGCTGGACCGCACCCGAGTACTCGGACGCCTCCACCGGCGCCCCGGCGGGCTCCAGCGAGCCGAAGGTGGGCGGTGAGCAGTCGAGCGCCCAGCGTCCGGCCACGACCCCGGCCGACGTCTCGCCGGCTGCCGAAGAGCTCAAGCAGTCCACCGACGACGCGAAGGAGTCGTGA
- a CDS encoding NADH-quinone oxidoreductase subunit D, translating into MSTQTPRTAPGTGPSGAPRATPRVVDGDTEGVRSFEASGGDWSDIAEEAARLGEERIVVNMGPQHPSTHGVLRLMLEIDGETVTEARAGIGYLHTGIEKNMEYRTWVQGVTFCTRMDYLAPLFQETAYCLAVEKLLGITDDVPERASVIRVLMMELNRIASHLVCLATGGNELGATTIMIIGFTAREEILKVFELITGLRMNHAYVRPGGVAQDIPPGAIDTIREALVVVRGYFKQLEDLMMANPILHLRLKGVGYLNLSGAMALGVTGPVLRSAGLPYDVRKDAPYCGYETYDFDVPVSQDSDSWSRLVLRMEECYQSMKIVEQTLDRLQKMGPGPVMVEDRKIAWPAQLAIGSDGMGNSLDHIREIMGTSMEALIHHFKLVTEGFRVPAGQVFQSVEHPRGELGVHLVSDGGTRPYRAHFRDPSFNNLQATSIMCEGGQVADVVVAVASLDPVLGGVDR; encoded by the coding sequence GTGAGCACCCAGACACCCCGCACCGCGCCCGGCACCGGCCCGAGCGGCGCGCCGCGGGCCACGCCCCGCGTCGTCGACGGCGACACCGAGGGCGTCCGGTCGTTCGAGGCGTCCGGCGGCGACTGGTCCGACATCGCCGAGGAGGCCGCACGCCTCGGTGAGGAGCGGATCGTCGTCAACATGGGTCCGCAGCACCCGTCGACCCACGGCGTGCTCCGCCTCATGCTCGAGATCGACGGCGAGACGGTGACCGAGGCCCGTGCGGGCATCGGCTACCTGCACACCGGCATCGAGAAGAACATGGAGTACCGCACCTGGGTGCAGGGCGTCACGTTCTGCACCCGGATGGACTACCTGGCGCCCCTCTTCCAGGAGACCGCCTACTGCCTCGCGGTCGAGAAGCTGCTCGGCATCACGGACGACGTCCCGGAGCGGGCGTCGGTCATCCGGGTGCTGATGATGGAGCTCAACCGCATCGCCTCGCACCTGGTGTGCCTCGCGACCGGCGGCAACGAGCTCGGCGCCACCACCATCATGATCATCGGCTTCACGGCCCGCGAGGAGATCCTCAAGGTCTTCGAGCTGATCACCGGCCTGCGCATGAACCACGCGTACGTCCGCCCCGGCGGCGTCGCGCAGGACATCCCGCCCGGCGCGATCGACACGATCCGTGAGGCGCTGGTGGTCGTCCGCGGCTACTTCAAGCAGCTCGAAGACCTCATGATGGCCAACCCGATCCTGCACCTGCGCCTCAAGGGCGTCGGGTACCTCAACCTGTCGGGCGCCATGGCGCTCGGGGTCACGGGACCCGTGCTGCGCTCGGCGGGCCTGCCGTACGACGTGCGCAAGGACGCCCCCTACTGCGGGTACGAGACGTACGACTTCGACGTCCCGGTCTCCCAGGACTCGGACTCGTGGAGCCGCCTCGTGCTGCGCATGGAGGAGTGCTACCAGTCCATGAAGATCGTCGAGCAGACCCTGGACCGCCTGCAGAAGATGGGCCCCGGACCGGTCATGGTCGAGGACCGGAAGATCGCGTGGCCGGCGCAGCTGGCCATCGGGTCGGACGGCATGGGCAACTCGCTGGACCACATCCGGGAGATCATGGGGACCTCGATGGAGGCCCTGATCCACCACTTCAAGCTGGTCACCGAGGGCTTCCGGGTCCCGGCCGGCCAGGTGTTCCAGTCCGTCGAGCACCCGCGCGGCGAGCTGGGCGTGCACCTGGTGTCCGACGGGGGGACGCGGCCGTACCGTGCGCACTTCCGCGACCCGTCCTTCAACAACCTGCAGGCCACGTCGATCATGTGCGAGGGCGGACAGGTGGCCGACGTCGTCGTCGCCGTCGCGTCCCTCGACCCCGTGCTGGGAGGGGTGGACCGCTGA
- a CDS encoding NADH-quinone oxidoreductase subunit C: MSDEKQDAAAAVKPGDSTTGAQPTSHAALESGAQNIPADGRTQIEVVDVRKGMFGAAGTGDTSGYGGLVSAIALPGPSERPYGGWFDEAVDILTEVLDESGTTYAAAIESVVVDREELTLHVRREHLVEVAQVLRDDQDLRFELSLGVSGVHYPHDAGRELHAVYHLVSVTHSHRLRLEVAVPDADPHLPSTVSVYPTNDWHERETFDFFGIIFDGHPALARIEMPDDWPGHPQRKDYPLGGIPVEYKGATVPPPDQRRSYK; encoded by the coding sequence GTGAGCGACGAGAAGCAGGACGCCGCCGCCGCGGTGAAGCCGGGCGACTCGACGACCGGCGCGCAGCCCACCAGCCACGCCGCGCTCGAGTCGGGCGCGCAGAACATCCCCGCCGACGGGCGCACGCAGATCGAGGTCGTCGACGTCCGCAAGGGCATGTTCGGCGCCGCCGGCACGGGGGACACCTCCGGCTACGGCGGGCTGGTCAGCGCGATCGCCCTGCCCGGTCCGAGCGAGCGGCCGTACGGCGGCTGGTTCGACGAGGCCGTCGACATCCTCACGGAGGTGCTCGACGAGTCCGGCACCACGTACGCCGCCGCGATCGAGTCGGTCGTGGTGGACCGCGAGGAGCTCACGCTGCACGTCCGGCGCGAGCACCTCGTCGAGGTCGCGCAGGTGCTCCGGGACGACCAGGACCTGCGGTTCGAGCTCAGCCTCGGCGTGTCCGGCGTGCACTACCCGCACGACGCCGGCCGCGAGCTGCACGCCGTCTACCACCTGGTCTCGGTGACCCACTCGCACCGGCTGCGGCTCGAGGTCGCGGTCCCCGACGCCGACCCCCACCTGCCGTCGACGGTCTCGGTCTACCCGACCAACGACTGGCACGAGCGCGAGACGTTCGACTTCTTCGGGATCATCTTCGACGGCCACCCCGCCCTGGCCCGCATCGAGATGCCCGACGACTGGCCGGGCCACCCGCAACGCAAGGACTACCCCCTCGGCGGGATCCCGGTCGAGTACAAGGGCGCCACCGTGCCGCCCCCGGACCAGCGGAGGTCGTACAAGTGA
- a CDS encoding NuoB/complex I 20 kDa subunit family protein, producing MGIEEAPSGFLLTTVEDLVGYFRKGSLWPVTFGLACCAIEMMAAGTSRFDISRFGMEVFRASPRQADLMIVAGRVSQKMAPVVRQVYDQMSEPKWVLSMGVCASSGGMFNNYAIVQGVDHIVPVDIYLPGCPPRPEMLINAILALHDQIQNEPLGVNRKAAAAAAEAAAMAATPTSHMTGLLK from the coding sequence ATGGGCATCGAAGAGGCACCGTCAGGGTTCCTGCTGACGACGGTCGAGGACCTGGTCGGCTACTTCCGCAAGGGGTCGCTCTGGCCCGTCACGTTCGGCCTGGCCTGCTGCGCCATCGAGATGATGGCCGCGGGCACCAGCCGGTTCGACATCTCGCGCTTCGGCATGGAGGTCTTCCGGGCCTCCCCGCGCCAGGCGGACCTGATGATCGTCGCCGGCCGGGTGAGCCAGAAGATGGCCCCCGTGGTGCGGCAGGTCTACGACCAGATGTCCGAGCCCAAGTGGGTCCTGTCCATGGGCGTCTGCGCCAGCTCCGGCGGCATGTTCAACAACTACGCCATCGTGCAGGGCGTGGACCACATCGTCCCGGTCGACATCTACCTGCCCGGGTGCCCGCCCCGCCCCGAGATGCTGATCAACGCGATCCTCGCGCTGCACGACCAGATCCAGAACGAGCCCCTCGGTGTGAACCGCAAGGCCGCCGCTGCCGCCGCCGAGGCCGCCGCGATGGCTGCGACGCCGACGTCGCACATGACGGGCCTCCTCAAGTGA
- a CDS encoding NADH-quinone oxidoreductase subunit A: MDNPYVPLLFLMGIGAVLALGGVGASRILGPQRYNRAKLEAYECGIEPTPHAIGGGRFPIKYYLVAMTFIIFDIEVVFLYPWAVSFAELAFFGLAAMMAFLVVITVPFVYEWKRGGFEWD, encoded by the coding sequence ATGGACAACCCTTATGTCCCGCTGCTCTTCCTCATGGGCATCGGCGCCGTCCTCGCCCTCGGTGGCGTCGGGGCGAGCCGGATCCTTGGCCCCCAGCGGTACAACCGCGCCAAGCTCGAGGCGTACGAGTGCGGCATCGAGCCCACGCCGCACGCGATCGGCGGCGGCCGGTTCCCGATCAAGTACTACCTGGTCGCGATGACCTTCATCATCTTCGACATCGAGGTGGTGTTCCTCTACCCGTGGGCGGTCAGCTTCGCGGAGCTCGCCTTCTTCGGCCTCGCCGCGATGATGGCGTTCCTGGTGGTCATCACGGTGCCGTTCGTCTACGAGTGGAAGCGCGGCGGGTTCGAGTGGGACTGA
- a CDS encoding geranylgeranyl reductase family protein, whose translation MNAVHDDVDVIVVGAGPAGSAAAFHCASAGLDVLLLEKSEFPRDKVCGDGLTPRAVAELVRMGLPLREQDGWIRNVGLRVLGGGHRLELPWPELSSYPSFGLARSRMSLDHTLAEHARTAGAKLQERTTVTGPVRDERSGRVIGVQAKVDGETVEYRAPVVIAADGVSARLATGMGLEKKMNRPMGVAVRTYFRTPRHDDPWMESHLELWDGDKLMPGYGWIFSLGDGTANVGLGSVSSTAAATKVDYKKLFATWMANAPAEWEFTPDNQVGPVKGAALPMGFNRGPLYGNGLMLAGDSAGMISPFNGEGIAYGLQAGRVAADAIAQGLARGTAAGRERAFATYERRMKDDLGGYYTLGRVFVRLIEHPEVMRVCTRYGLPRPLVMRFVLKLLSDCYEPKGGDLVDRVIAGLARIAPAA comes from the coding sequence GTGAATGCAGTGCACGATGACGTGGACGTCATCGTCGTCGGCGCAGGCCCAGCAGGGTCCGCAGCCGCCTTCCACTGCGCCTCCGCCGGCCTGGACGTCCTCCTGCTCGAGAAGTCCGAGTTCCCCCGCGACAAGGTCTGCGGCGACGGCCTGACGCCTCGCGCGGTCGCCGAGCTCGTCCGCATGGGCCTGCCGCTGCGTGAGCAGGACGGCTGGATCCGCAACGTCGGGCTGCGCGTGCTCGGCGGGGGGCACCGTCTCGAGCTCCCCTGGCCGGAGCTGTCCAGCTACCCCTCCTTCGGTCTGGCCCGGTCGCGGATGTCGCTCGACCACACGCTGGCCGAGCACGCGCGGACCGCGGGCGCCAAGCTGCAGGAGCGCACCACGGTCACGGGGCCGGTGCGCGACGAGCGCTCCGGGCGGGTCATCGGCGTGCAGGCCAAGGTCGACGGGGAGACCGTCGAGTACCGCGCGCCGGTGGTCATCGCCGCCGACGGGGTCTCCGCGCGGCTCGCCACCGGGATGGGCCTCGAGAAGAAGATGAACCGCCCCATGGGCGTCGCGGTCCGGACCTACTTCCGCACCCCTCGGCACGACGACCCGTGGATGGAGAGCCACCTCGAGCTCTGGGACGGCGACAAGCTGATGCCCGGCTACGGGTGGATCTTCTCGCTCGGGGACGGCACGGCGAACGTCGGGCTCGGGTCGGTCTCCTCGACCGCCGCCGCGACGAAGGTCGACTACAAGAAGCTCTTCGCCACCTGGATGGCCAACGCACCCGCCGAGTGGGAGTTCACGCCCGACAACCAGGTGGGCCCCGTCAAGGGTGCCGCGCTGCCGATGGGCTTCAACCGCGGCCCGCTGTACGGCAACGGCCTGATGCTCGCGGGCGACTCCGCCGGGATGATCAGCCCGTTCAACGGCGAGGGCATCGCGTACGGGCTGCAGGCGGGCCGCGTCGCCGCGGACGCCATCGCCCAGGGCCTGGCACGCGGCACCGCCGCGGGCCGGGAACGTGCGTTCGCGACGTACGAGCGCAGGATGAAGGATGACCTCGGTGGCTACTACACGCTCGGCCGGGTGTTCGTCCGGCTGATCGAGCACCCGGAGGTCATGCGGGTCTGCACCCGCTACGGGCTGCCCCGACCTCTCGTCATGAGGTTCGTGCTCAAGCTCCTGTCCGACTGCTACGAGCCGAAGGGTGGTGACCTGGTGGACCGGGTCATCGCCGGCCTGGCTCGCATCGCCCCCGCAGCATGA
- a CDS encoding demethylmenaquinone methyltransferase has product MSRASLDKDPQDVAAMFDAVAHRYDRTNDVISLGQDRSWRKATLKAVGAQPGETVLDLAAGTGTSSEPMADAGVRVIACDLSVGMLEVGKRRRPDLAFVAGDALHLPFADESFDAVTMSFGLRNVKDVGAALEELLRVTRPGGRLVVCEFSRPTFAPFRAVYQNYLMRALPPVARAVSKEPEAYVYLAESIREWPDQHGLGMLIKRAGWQQVAFRNLTGGIVALHRGTRPA; this is encoded by the coding sequence ATGTCCCGCGCCTCCCTCGACAAGGACCCCCAGGACGTCGCCGCGATGTTCGATGCGGTGGCCCATCGCTACGACCGCACCAACGACGTCATCTCGCTCGGGCAGGACCGCTCGTGGCGCAAGGCGACCCTCAAGGCCGTCGGCGCCCAGCCCGGCGAGACCGTGCTCGACCTGGCCGCCGGGACGGGGACGTCGTCCGAGCCCATGGCCGACGCGGGCGTCCGGGTGATCGCGTGCGACCTGTCCGTGGGGATGCTCGAGGTGGGCAAGCGTCGCCGCCCCGACCTCGCGTTCGTCGCCGGTGACGCGCTGCACCTACCGTTCGCGGACGAGTCGTTCGACGCGGTCACGATGTCGTTCGGGCTGCGCAACGTCAAGGACGTGGGCGCGGCGCTCGAGGAGCTGCTGCGGGTGACCAGGCCGGGCGGCCGGCTCGTCGTGTGCGAGTTCTCCCGACCCACGTTCGCGCCGTTCCGCGCGGTCTACCAGAACTACCTCATGCGGGCGCTGCCGCCCGTCGCGCGCGCCGTCTCCAAGGAGCCGGAGGCCTACGTCTACCTCGCCGAGTCGATCCGCGAGTGGCCGGACCAGCACGGGCTCGGCATGCTGATCAAGCGTGCCGGGTGGCAGCAGGTGGCGTTCCGGAACCTGACGGGCGGCATCGTGGCCCTGCACCGGGGAACTCGTCCGGCATAG